A genomic segment from Luteibacter aegosomatis encodes:
- a CDS encoding DUF4279 domain-containing protein, protein MTDAVVHDIDEGIDLHAPRVRASFRLTSERHLLDGLRDELAIDGALSWQKGDPDASRGQQRRMHGWSLTLPDAPSYSADTALSELLLALAPKREEIVHAIRSMELDARVCIEVTMTAGHPPALHCTPATIAAIASYGAAVSVVFE, encoded by the coding sequence ATGACCGACGCTGTGGTCCACGACATCGACGAGGGCATCGACCTCCATGCACCGCGCGTGCGGGCGTCGTTCCGGCTCACCTCCGAACGGCACCTGCTCGACGGCCTTCGGGACGAACTGGCCATCGACGGGGCGTTGAGCTGGCAGAAGGGCGATCCCGACGCCTCCCGCGGCCAGCAACGGCGCATGCACGGCTGGAGCCTGACGTTGCCGGACGCCCCGAGCTATTCGGCCGATACGGCGCTTTCCGAATTGCTCCTGGCGTTGGCGCCGAAACGCGAGGAAATCGTCCACGCCATCCGCTCGATGGAGCTGGATGCGCGCGTGTGCATCGAGGTGACCATGACGGCGGGGCACCCGCCGGCGTTGCATTGCACGCCGGCGACGATCGCGGCGATCGCTTCGTATGGGGCGGCGGTGAGCGTGGTTTTCGAATAA
- a CDS encoding acyl-CoA dehydrogenase family protein, with translation MGFLQDSPRLAHPFHTDRVLGAWLSNVLPRERLAAATPDLAALGDYAVDAWERRQRTPRTEPILTQWDAWGARVDRIALTPAWDDGPHVTTRHAVLAAGHDASPHARIEQFARVYLYHVASEFYCCPLAMTDGAATAIRASGNAALMERALPRFLSRDASTFWLSGQWMTETPGGSDVGRTETVARRDDDGQWRLHGRKWFSSAVVGEVALALARPEDAGPGTSALALFYVETKDAQGRWQGVTIDRLKKKLGTHELPTAEIHLDGLPATPLGELAHGVRQVAPMLNITRTWNAVCAVASMARAIALARDYATRRSAFGARLADQPLHLRTLADMQAEFEAAFSLTFHVAGLLGRVEQGEAAPHDTALLRLLTPLAKLWTAKVSIRITSEALECFGGAGYIEDTGLPQLLRDAQVYAIWEGTTNVLSLDMLRALGATGVEPLRQAVDTLVPTDAPERHAIVASLDATEALLGEVSADRAALEASARGIAFTLARTMAAALLVRSADWGLSAGDPRPAAACRRFLAHGLDRLALPAGDDDALLAG, from the coding sequence ATGGGCTTCCTGCAGGATTCGCCGCGACTGGCACATCCGTTCCATACCGACCGGGTGCTCGGCGCATGGCTGTCGAACGTGCTGCCGCGGGAGCGCCTCGCCGCCGCCACGCCCGACCTCGCCGCCCTCGGCGACTACGCCGTCGACGCCTGGGAACGCCGCCAGCGCACGCCTCGTACGGAGCCGATCCTCACCCAATGGGACGCCTGGGGCGCCCGCGTCGATCGCATCGCCCTGACGCCCGCCTGGGACGACGGCCCCCACGTCACCACGCGCCACGCCGTGCTCGCCGCTGGCCACGACGCGTCGCCCCATGCCCGCATCGAACAGTTCGCCCGGGTCTATCTCTATCACGTCGCCAGCGAGTTCTACTGCTGTCCCTTGGCGATGACCGACGGCGCGGCCACGGCGATACGCGCTTCCGGCAACGCCGCACTGATGGAACGCGCCCTGCCCCGCTTCCTCAGCCGCGACGCATCCACCTTCTGGCTTTCCGGCCAGTGGATGACCGAAACGCCCGGCGGGTCCGACGTGGGGCGCACCGAAACCGTGGCCCGTCGCGACGACGATGGACAGTGGCGCCTGCACGGCCGCAAGTGGTTCAGCTCCGCCGTGGTCGGCGAGGTGGCCCTCGCCCTTGCGCGCCCGGAAGACGCCGGGCCGGGCACCTCGGCGCTCGCGCTGTTCTACGTCGAAACCAAGGACGCGCAGGGGCGCTGGCAGGGCGTGACCATCGATCGCCTGAAGAAGAAGCTCGGCACGCACGAGTTGCCCACCGCGGAAATCCACCTCGACGGCCTGCCCGCCACCCCGCTGGGCGAACTCGCCCATGGCGTGCGCCAGGTGGCTCCCATGCTCAACATCACGCGCACATGGAACGCCGTGTGTGCCGTCGCCAGCATGGCCCGCGCCATCGCGCTCGCACGCGATTACGCTACGCGACGCAGCGCGTTCGGCGCCAGGCTCGCCGACCAGCCGTTGCATCTGCGTACGCTCGCGGACATGCAGGCCGAATTCGAAGCGGCTTTTTCGCTCACCTTCCACGTGGCCGGCCTGCTGGGTCGCGTCGAACAAGGCGAGGCCGCTCCGCACGACACGGCCTTGCTTCGCCTGCTCACGCCGCTGGCCAAGCTGTGGACGGCGAAAGTGTCGATCCGGATCACCTCCGAAGCGCTCGAATGCTTCGGGGGCGCGGGCTACATCGAAGATACCGGCCTGCCCCAGTTGTTGCGCGACGCGCAGGTCTACGCGATATGGGAAGGGACCACCAACGTGCTTTCCCTCGACATGCTGCGCGCGCTCGGCGCCACCGGCGTCGAACCGCTGCGCCAGGCGGTGGACACGCTCGTTCCGACGGACGCCCCCGAACGGCACGCCATCGTCGCGTCACTCGATGCCACCGAGGCCCTGCTCGGCGAGGTCTCGGCCGACCGGGCAGCGCTCGAAGCATCGGCGCGCGGCATCGCCTTCACCCTGGCACGCACGATGGCCGCGGCCCTCCTCGTGCGTTCGGCCGACTGGGGACTCTCCGCGGGTGATCCGAGGCCCGCGGCGGCGTGCCGCCGGTTCCTCGCCCACGGCCTCGACCGCCTGGCCTTGCCCGCCGGGGACGACGATGCGCTGCTGGCGGGGTGA
- a CDS encoding S8 family peptidase: MRRSVSCSLCLGLLVCSLTSHAATRYIVRFAEGYTPSSTPHSARARRSAPGPMRMVRRLATGDALFELHGATVESLAALPGVVRVEEDRRLYPMTVSDPLWKRQWYLHHPRYGTDAEVAWKYTRGADAVVAVLDTGIVPHAEFDGRLLPGYDFLSDAEEARDGDGRDDDPTDEGDWIEPGQCVGTLARKSSWHGTHVAGLAVAAANNREGIVGVAPEAMLLPVRVLGRCGAWESDVIDAITWASGGSVPGVAPPERRADVINLSLGGISACGASMADAIDGARRRGTAVVAAAGNDGIKASASSPANCPGVISVGALAHDGAQAWYSNHGDGLTLSAPGGSGSGVQANDILSTVDSGDRQRLRAAFGYASGTSMAAPLVSGLVALMRSVDPDITVDEITRQLVDNARPLQGRCPKGCGAGVMDAGATVDAVEEDLVRRNEVR, translated from the coding sequence ATGCGTCGTTCCGTGTCGTGTTCCCTATGCCTTGGTCTGCTGGTGTGCTCCCTCACCAGTCACGCCGCCACCCGTTACATCGTCCGTTTCGCCGAGGGCTACACGCCTTCGTCGACGCCGCATTCGGCGCGCGCGCGTCGTTCGGCACCGGGCCCCATGCGCATGGTCCGCCGACTGGCCACGGGCGATGCCTTGTTCGAACTGCACGGGGCCACCGTCGAATCGCTCGCGGCGCTTCCGGGCGTGGTCCGCGTCGAGGAAGACAGGCGCCTTTACCCCATGACGGTGTCCGATCCGCTGTGGAAGCGCCAGTGGTACTTGCATCATCCGCGCTATGGCACCGATGCCGAGGTGGCCTGGAAATACACGCGAGGTGCCGATGCGGTGGTCGCCGTGCTCGATACCGGCATCGTGCCGCACGCGGAGTTCGACGGGCGCCTGCTACCGGGTTACGACTTCCTGTCGGACGCCGAGGAGGCCCGGGACGGCGACGGACGCGACGACGACCCTACCGACGAGGGCGACTGGATCGAGCCTGGCCAGTGCGTCGGGACGCTGGCCAGGAAATCCTCCTGGCACGGCACCCACGTGGCCGGCCTCGCCGTGGCGGCGGCGAACAACCGCGAAGGCATCGTCGGCGTCGCCCCGGAAGCCATGCTGCTACCGGTGCGCGTGCTCGGCCGTTGCGGCGCCTGGGAATCCGACGTGATCGACGCCATCACCTGGGCCTCGGGTGGCAGCGTGCCGGGCGTCGCGCCGCCCGAGCGTCGCGCCGACGTGATCAACCTCAGTCTGGGCGGCATCTCCGCCTGCGGCGCGTCGATGGCCGACGCCATCGACGGCGCACGCCGGCGCGGCACCGCCGTGGTGGCCGCGGCCGGTAACGACGGCATCAAGGCATCAGCCTCTTCGCCCGCCAACTGCCCTGGAGTGATCTCCGTGGGCGCGCTGGCGCATGACGGCGCACAGGCGTGGTATTCCAACCATGGCGATGGCCTGACGCTCTCCGCACCGGGCGGTTCGGGCTCGGGCGTGCAGGCGAACGACATCCTTTCCACGGTCGACTCGGGCGATCGCCAGCGCTTGCGCGCGGCCTTCGGCTACGCGTCGGGTACGTCGATGGCCGCGCCCCTGGTGTCCGGGCTCGTGGCCCTGATGCGCTCGGTGGATCCGGACATCACGGTGGACGAGATCACCCGGCAGCTCGTGGACAACGCGCGTCCGCTACAGGGGCGCTGCCCGAAAGGATGCGGCGCGGGCGTGATGGACGCGGGCGCCACGGTGGACGCGGTGGAGGAAGACCTCGTGCGCCGCAACGAAGTGCGTTAG
- a CDS encoding RNA polymerase sigma factor: protein MEHEDGKNDEAEDAVSGSLALDTASLDDARDVPANMDAFLAAIERRAWRMAEIHLGNRDDALDAVQDAMLRLVRHYGGKPAVEWTPLFWGILRRRIVDLQRRRKVRSIVVGWIGGGRDDDGDELPSWDPADDAPDPSARLQDSQAYGDIVEALRRLPRRQREAFTLRVMEGLDVAETAAAMGCSDGSVKTHLSRAMHALRDQLEAWR from the coding sequence ATGGAGCACGAGGATGGCAAGAACGACGAAGCGGAGGATGCCGTGAGCGGCTCGCTCGCGCTCGACACCGCCTCGCTGGACGATGCGCGGGACGTTCCGGCGAACATGGACGCCTTTCTGGCGGCCATCGAGCGGCGCGCCTGGCGTATGGCCGAAATCCACCTGGGCAACCGTGACGACGCGCTCGATGCCGTGCAGGACGCCATGCTGCGCCTGGTGCGGCACTACGGCGGCAAGCCGGCCGTCGAGTGGACGCCGCTGTTCTGGGGCATCCTGCGTCGCCGCATCGTCGACCTGCAGCGCCGCCGCAAGGTGCGCTCGATCGTGGTCGGCTGGATCGGCGGCGGTCGCGACGACGATGGCGACGAACTGCCCAGCTGGGATCCCGCCGACGACGCGCCCGACCCTTCGGCCCGCCTGCAGGATTCGCAGGCCTATGGCGATATCGTCGAGGCGCTTCGCCGGTTGCCGAGGCGGCAGCGCGAGGCCTTCACCCTTCGCGTGATGGAAGGTCTCGACGTCGCCGAGACCGCCGCCGCGATGGGCTGTTCCGACGGTAGCGTGAAAACCCACCTTTCGCGCGCGATGCATGCGCTGCGCGACCAACTGGAGGCATGGCGATGA
- a CDS encoding NUDIX hydrolase: MPHASTIPDDAHLDEQTLHQGKWLTLKQRGRWEYVERNTTGGAVIILAVTPDDKVLFVEQYRVSILKNTIEMPAGLVGDLADAADEDVLVAARRELEEETGYACDDIRFVHEGPSSAGMSTEMIAFARATGLRRVGAGGGDETENIIVHEVPRADAGRWLFERAAEGFSIDPKLFAGLWFIEHPEAHER; the protein is encoded by the coding sequence ATGCCCCACGCTTCCACGATCCCCGACGACGCCCACCTCGACGAACAGACCCTGCACCAGGGCAAGTGGCTTACCCTGAAGCAGCGCGGACGCTGGGAATACGTGGAGCGCAACACCACCGGCGGCGCGGTGATCATCCTGGCGGTCACCCCGGACGACAAGGTGCTTTTCGTCGAGCAGTACCGCGTCTCGATCCTGAAGAACACCATCGAGATGCCCGCCGGGCTCGTCGGCGACCTCGCCGATGCGGCGGACGAGGACGTGCTGGTGGCCGCCCGGCGCGAACTGGAAGAGGAGACGGGCTACGCCTGCGACGATATCCGGTTCGTCCACGAAGGCCCGTCGTCGGCCGGCATGAGCACCGAGATGATCGCGTTCGCCCGTGCGACGGGACTGCGCAGGGTCGGCGCCGGCGGTGGCGACGAGACCGAAAACATCATCGTGCACGAGGTACCGCGTGCCGACGCCGGTCGCTGGCTGTTCGAACGGGCGGCGGAGGGGTTTTCGATCGATCCGAAGCTGTTCGCCGGGCTGTGGTTCATCGAGCATCCGGAGGCGCACGAGCGCTGA
- a CDS encoding DUF3106 domain-containing protein: MRRHRAVFALMLALAMPLAATAQDHRAPPPPVGEEGPLPPPRPWKQLTPDEQDILAPLASDWDTFPAARQSRMLEKAQRWRGLPPERRAQIRERIERWQHMTPEERAQARANRQKFQDLSPEQRDKLHDAFERFRNLPPEQRRTLMDKWRDQTPEQRRQWVDNLGPNDAVPPPPPPGH, from the coding sequence ATGCGCCGCCACCGTGCCGTCTTCGCCCTGATGCTCGCCCTCGCGATGCCGCTGGCCGCGACCGCGCAGGATCATCGCGCGCCGCCTCCGCCCGTCGGCGAGGAGGGCCCCCTGCCCCCGCCGCGCCCGTGGAAGCAGCTCACACCCGACGAGCAGGACATCCTCGCCCCGCTGGCGTCCGACTGGGACACCTTTCCCGCCGCTCGCCAGTCGCGCATGCTGGAAAAAGCCCAGCGCTGGCGTGGCCTGCCACCGGAACGCCGGGCACAGATCCGAGAGCGCATCGAGCGCTGGCAGCACATGACGCCCGAGGAGCGCGCGCAGGCGCGTGCCAACCGGCAGAAATTCCAGGACCTCAGCCCCGAACAGCGCGACAAGCTGCATGACGCCTTCGAGCGCTTCCGTAACCTGCCGCCCGAGCAGCGCCGTACGCTGATGGACAAGTGGCGCGACCAGACGCCCGAACAGCGCCGCCAATGGGTCGACAACCTGGGGCCGAACGACGCCGTTCCTCCCCCGCCGCCACCGGGGCATTGA
- a CDS encoding M4 family metallopeptidase, with product MASHLRLKLLVASLAIAATSVATAATQQALRSQGLGNAPVSQLSARLGLSADNGFVATASAPTVRGTTTVRMQQTFKGVPVFGHTVAVEQDAQGNALVANGVVSADLQVDIASVTPRFGQDQALALLAKQSSSFVKGLVKPENAKAELYVYPQDGAPARLVYLTSFFSGGDHPTRPTAIIDANTGEIVDQWDGLAYASATGPGGNQKVGQYTWGANSLPYLDVTKSGSSCTMQNTNVRTYNMNHATSGSGTLWTFSCPNSSTPVGNSSGDAVNGAYGPINDAHHFGGVVHDMYQAYTGAPPLNQVLLMKVHYGNSYENAFWDGTSMTFGDGATTFYPLVALDVTSHEISHGYTEQHSNLTYSGQSGGMNEAYSDIAGEAAEYYDRGSNDFLVGPEIFKGNGALRYMQTPSQDGASIDNASQYYNGLDVHYSSGVYNRAFYLLAHKSGWNTQKAFQAFARANALYWQANSTFNSGSCGVATAATDLGFSSADVVSAFSTVGVSCSGGGGGTVLLNKTGLSGASGSVQNFTLSAAANKTLTVTMSGGTGDADLYVRKGSAPTTTAYDCRPYLTGNNETCTINVTTAGTYYVQVRGYSSYSGVSVKATQ from the coding sequence ATGGCAAGTCATCTTCGCTTGAAACTCCTCGTCGCATCCCTGGCCATCGCGGCCACCTCGGTCGCCACGGCCGCCACCCAGCAGGCGCTGCGTTCGCAGGGCCTGGGCAATGCGCCGGTGTCGCAACTGAGCGCGCGGCTCGGCCTGTCGGCCGATAACGGCTTCGTCGCGACGGCGTCGGCCCCCACGGTCCGTGGCACCACCACGGTGCGCATGCAGCAGACCTTCAAGGGCGTGCCCGTCTTCGGTCACACCGTCGCCGTGGAACAGGATGCGCAGGGCAATGCCCTCGTCGCCAACGGCGTGGTCTCGGCCGACCTGCAGGTGGACATCGCCTCGGTCACGCCGCGCTTCGGACAGGACCAGGCGCTGGCCTTGCTCGCCAAGCAGTCGAGTTCATTCGTGAAGGGCCTGGTGAAGCCGGAGAACGCCAAGGCGGAACTCTACGTCTACCCGCAGGACGGCGCGCCGGCACGGCTGGTATACCTGACCTCGTTCTTCTCCGGCGGAGATCATCCGACCCGGCCGACGGCGATCATCGATGCCAACACCGGCGAAATCGTCGACCAGTGGGACGGCCTCGCCTACGCGAGCGCGACCGGCCCGGGCGGTAACCAGAAGGTCGGGCAGTACACCTGGGGCGCGAACAGCCTGCCGTACCTGGACGTCACCAAGTCGGGCAGCAGCTGCACGATGCAGAACACCAACGTGCGTACCTACAACATGAACCACGCCACGTCGGGCAGCGGCACGCTGTGGACGTTCTCGTGCCCGAATAGCAGCACCCCCGTGGGCAACTCGAGCGGCGACGCGGTCAACGGCGCCTATGGCCCCATCAACGACGCCCACCACTTCGGTGGCGTGGTGCACGACATGTACCAGGCCTACACCGGCGCGCCGCCGCTGAACCAGGTGCTGCTCATGAAGGTGCACTACGGCAACAGTTACGAGAACGCCTTCTGGGACGGCACCTCGATGACCTTCGGCGACGGCGCGACCACCTTCTACCCGTTGGTGGCGCTGGACGTGACCTCGCACGAAATCAGCCACGGCTACACCGAGCAGCACTCGAACCTCACCTACAGCGGCCAGTCGGGCGGCATGAACGAGGCCTATTCGGACATCGCCGGCGAAGCGGCCGAGTATTACGACCGGGGCAGCAACGACTTCCTCGTCGGCCCGGAAATCTTCAAGGGCAACGGCGCGCTGCGCTACATGCAGACGCCCTCGCAGGACGGCGCGTCGATCGACAACGCCAGCCAGTATTACAACGGCCTGGACGTGCATTATTCCTCGGGCGTGTACAACCGGGCGTTCTACCTGCTGGCGCACAAATCGGGCTGGAACACGCAGAAGGCGTTCCAGGCGTTCGCCCGCGCCAATGCGTTGTACTGGCAGGCCAACTCCACGTTCAACAGCGGCTCGTGCGGCGTCGCCACGGCGGCCACCGACCTCGGCTTCAGCTCGGCGGATGTCGTCTCCGCGTTCAGCACGGTCGGCGTGAGCTGCTCGGGCGGCGGTGGCGGCACGGTGCTGCTGAACAAGACGGGGCTGTCCGGCGCGAGCGGCAGCGTGCAGAACTTCACCCTTTCGGCCGCGGCGAACAAGACGCTCACCGTGACGATGAGCGGAGGCACCGGCGACGCCGACCTCTACGTGCGCAAGGGCTCCGCCCCGACCACGACGGCCTACGACTGCCGTCCGTACCTCACCGGCAATAACGAGACGTGCACCATCAACGTCACGACCGCCGGTACGTACTACGTGCAGGTGCGCGGCTACTCGTCGTACTCGGGCGTCAGCGTGAAGGCCACGCAGTAA
- a CDS encoding asparaginase domain-containing protein, whose translation MQNLTIVTTGGTIDKVYFDDKSDYQIGAPQIGEILEQLGVAFRFDVIPILRKDSLHVTDEDRALIRSTIEAQPHRHVLVTHGTDTMVETARVLDGIPGKVIVLTGALNPARFQGSDAVFNIGCAVGAVQTLADGVYIAMNGRVWDPKTVRKNRDANRFEAV comes from the coding sequence ATGCAGAACCTCACCATCGTCACCACCGGCGGCACGATCGACAAGGTCTACTTCGACGACAAGTCGGACTACCAGATCGGTGCGCCGCAGATCGGCGAGATCCTCGAGCAATTGGGCGTAGCGTTTCGCTTCGACGTGATTCCCATCCTGCGCAAGGACAGCCTCCACGTCACCGACGAAGACCGGGCGCTCATCCGCAGCACCATCGAAGCCCAACCGCATCGCCACGTGCTGGTCACGCACGGCACCGACACCATGGTGGAAACCGCGCGCGTGCTCGACGGCATCCCCGGCAAGGTGATCGTGCTCACCGGTGCGCTGAACCCGGCGCGGTTCCAGGGGTCCGACGCCGTGTTCAACATCGGCTGCGCCGTCGGCGCGGTGCAGACGCTGGCCGACGGCGTCTACATCGCCATGAACGGACGCGTGTGGGATCCGAAAACGGTACGCAAGAACCGCGACGCGAACCGCTTCGAAGCCGTCTGA
- a CDS encoding nitroreductase family protein — MSPSPLDILNDRRSVPSRQLGEPGPDGATLRRLIEAAVRVPDHGKLEPFRIRVLRGDAKREFGRKLAKLAVEANPDLSDAKREKERNRYEHAPLVLVVSAKIDGDSKVPEIEQTVTAGCVAYNLLLGAQALGFGAQWLTGWAAYDRQVAKLLDMKKSEHIVGFVHVGTPTMEAPERERPSYDDIVSVWAP, encoded by the coding sequence ATGAGCCCATCCCCTCTCGACATCCTCAACGATCGCCGTTCGGTGCCTTCGCGCCAGCTCGGCGAACCCGGTCCCGACGGCGCCACGTTGCGCCGCCTCATCGAGGCGGCCGTCCGCGTTCCCGACCACGGCAAGCTCGAACCGTTCCGCATCCGTGTCTTGCGCGGCGACGCCAAGCGCGAGTTCGGCCGCAAGCTGGCGAAGCTGGCGGTGGAAGCCAACCCCGATCTGTCCGACGCCAAGCGCGAGAAAGAGCGCAATCGCTACGAACACGCGCCGCTGGTGCTGGTCGTCTCGGCGAAGATCGACGGCGACAGCAAGGTCCCCGAGATCGAGCAGACCGTCACCGCCGGCTGCGTGGCGTACAACCTGTTGCTCGGCGCGCAGGCGCTCGGCTTCGGCGCGCAGTGGCTCACCGGCTGGGCCGCCTACGATCGCCAGGTGGCGAAGCTGCTCGACATGAAGAAGAGCGAGCATATCGTCGGCTTCGTGCACGTGGGCACGCCCACCATGGAAGCACCCGAACGCGAACGGCCGTCGTACGACGACATCGTGAGCGTATGGGCGCCGTGA
- the sufT gene encoding putative Fe-S cluster assembly protein SufT, with protein sequence MSGFSLSSEPFTLERDCQAVMVPQGETVTLPAGQIGYITQALGGSFTVYVEGNLFRIAGNDADALGKEPPRPIELPENASDDDVEKLVWQQLRTCFDPEIPINVVELGLVYDVSLESGEEGGRKAYVKMTLTAPGCGMGDILVDDVRTKLEMIPTVMEADVDLVFDPPWNHSMMSDAAKLETGML encoded by the coding sequence ATGAGCGGCTTCAGCCTCAGCAGCGAACCCTTCACCCTCGAGCGCGACTGCCAGGCGGTCATGGTGCCGCAGGGCGAGACGGTGACGCTCCCGGCCGGGCAGATCGGCTACATCACGCAGGCACTCGGCGGCAGTTTCACGGTGTACGTGGAGGGCAACCTGTTCCGCATCGCCGGCAACGACGCCGACGCGCTGGGCAAGGAGCCGCCCAGGCCCATCGAACTGCCGGAAAACGCCTCGGACGACGACGTGGAGAAGCTGGTCTGGCAGCAGCTGCGCACCTGCTTCGATCCGGAGATTCCCATCAACGTCGTCGAGCTGGGCCTGGTCTACGACGTGAGCCTGGAATCCGGCGAGGAAGGCGGCCGCAAGGCCTACGTGAAGATGACGCTGACCGCCCCGGGTTGCGGCATGGGCGACATCCTCGTCGACGACGTGCGCACCAAGCTGGAAATGATTCCGACGGTGATGGAAGCCGACGTCGACCTCGTGTTCGATCCGCCGTGGAACCATTCGATGATGTCGGATGCGGCGAAGCTCGAGACGGGGATGCTCTGA
- a CDS encoding 5'-3' exonuclease produces MGAVSGADTVHLVDGSLYVFRAWHSMPDEFHDHDGQPVNAVHGFTRFLCELLERSRAEHIAVAFDASLTTSFRNAIYPAYKANRDLPPPQLERQFALCREISAALGLTVLNDHRYEADDLIGSALWGLRSHGFRGVIVSADKDFGQLIGEHDEQWDFAKNLRWGPSGVFERMGVHPHQVADYLALCGDAVDNIPGVPGIGAKTAAALLAHFGSLDAILERVDEVAFLRIRGAASCATKLREHAEQALLCRRLTRIALDIAVAETADALSRRQGDASTVDELCERIRFGPMTRSRLRALL; encoded by the coding sequence ATGGGCGCCGTGAGCGGGGCCGACACCGTCCACCTGGTGGACGGCAGCCTGTACGTGTTTCGGGCGTGGCATTCCATGCCCGACGAATTCCACGACCACGACGGACAGCCGGTCAACGCCGTGCACGGGTTTACCCGCTTTCTCTGCGAGCTGCTCGAGCGCAGTCGCGCCGAGCACATCGCGGTGGCCTTCGACGCCTCGCTCACCACGTCGTTCCGCAACGCGATCTACCCCGCGTACAAGGCCAACCGTGACCTGCCGCCGCCCCAGCTGGAGCGACAGTTCGCGCTATGCCGCGAGATATCCGCGGCGCTGGGCCTCACCGTGCTCAACGACCACCGCTACGAGGCCGACGACCTGATCGGCAGCGCCTTGTGGGGGCTGCGCAGCCACGGCTTCCGCGGCGTGATCGTGTCGGCCGACAAGGATTTCGGCCAGCTCATCGGCGAACACGACGAGCAGTGGGATTTCGCGAAGAACCTGCGCTGGGGACCGTCCGGCGTCTTCGAGCGCATGGGCGTGCATCCGCACCAGGTGGCCGATTACCTCGCCTTGTGCGGCGACGCGGTCGACAACATTCCGGGCGTGCCTGGCATCGGCGCGAAGACCGCCGCCGCGCTGCTGGCCCATTTCGGCAGCCTCGATGCCATCCTCGAGCGCGTCGACGAAGTGGCCTTCCTGCGTATCCGCGGCGCGGCCTCCTGCGCGACGAAGCTGCGTGAGCACGCGGAGCAGGCATTGCTGTGCCGTCGCCTCACGCGCATCGCGCTGGATATCGCCGTGGCGGAAACGGCCGATGCGTTGAGCCGCAGGCAGGGCGATGCGTCCACGGTGGACGAACTCTGCGAGCGCATCCGCTTCGGGCCGATGACGCGGTCGCGGCTTCGGGCGCTGCTGTAG